From a single Fusobacterium ulcerans ATCC 49185 genomic region:
- a CDS encoding GspE/PulE family protein: MKNIVKSMKFEKNQISLEILKEKDIRKENYILGEKFFKNKVIQYFLENKMIKDDFFPCYVDEGRIVLILFEGLKKDILDILYIKFKLKVIFLFCDKKSFLIGIEKFKNIYKYGNIREIENIFKELQKKRNKNEKIQSEDIYKSLSTESPIVVKGLNAIIIQGVEREASDIHIEPNKDYIRIRYRIDGILVEAEKISLELLSPMISRLKIISNLDITERRMPQDGRFNLEIRGKKIDCRVSIMPVIKGEKAVIRILDREIIELEIDKIGMEKSNYERLLFQLKRKNGIFLVSGPTGSGKSSTLYALLKKLNTGEVNISTAEDPVEYEIDGINQVQCKNDIGRNFASVLRAYLRQDPDILMVGEIRDQETAEIAVKAAITGHLVLSTIHTNDSIGGINRLLNIGIQPYMISASIIAVLSQRLVRKLCSHCQEKDKEWKTKIQLLGYEYEKYQDSFYIGKGCERCNYSGYKGRTAVFEIFEPNEKMKEMIERGNSAQEIEKEALSNGMKKLIEDGIEKARIGMTSLDEILRQC; encoded by the coding sequence ATGAAAAATATAGTTAAAAGTATGAAGTTTGAAAAAAATCAGATATCTTTAGAGATCTTAAAAGAAAAGGATATAAGAAAAGAAAACTATATTTTAGGTGAAAAATTTTTTAAAAATAAAGTTATTCAATATTTTTTAGAAAATAAAATGATAAAAGATGATTTTTTTCCATGTTATGTGGATGAAGGAAGAATAGTTCTGATACTTTTTGAAGGTTTGAAAAAAGATATTTTAGATATTTTATATATTAAGTTTAAATTAAAGGTAATATTCCTATTTTGTGATAAAAAAAGTTTTTTAATAGGAATAGAAAAATTTAAAAATATATATAAATATGGAAATATAAGAGAAATTGAAAATATATTTAAAGAACTTCAGAAAAAAAGAAATAAAAATGAGAAAATTCAAAGTGAAGATATATATAAATCTCTTTCAACAGAAAGTCCAATAGTGGTAAAAGGACTTAATGCAATAATAATTCAGGGAGTAGAAAGAGAAGCCAGCGATATTCATATCGAGCCAAATAAAGATTATATAAGAATAAGGTATAGAATAGATGGAATATTAGTTGAAGCAGAAAAAATTTCTCTAGAGCTGTTATCTCCTATGATTTCAAGATTAAAAATAATATCAAACTTAGATATTACAGAGAGAAGAATGCCTCAAGATGGAAGATTCAATTTGGAAATAAGAGGTAAAAAAATAGACTGTAGAGTATCTATAATGCCAGTGATAAAAGGAGAAAAAGCTGTTATAAGAATATTGGATAGAGAGATAATAGAACTTGAAATAGATAAAATAGGAATGGAAAAATCAAATTATGAGAGATTATTATTCCAGCTGAAAAGAAAAAATGGGATTTTTTTAGTAAGTGGACCTACAGGTTCTGGAAAAAGTAGTACTCTCTATGCTCTACTTAAAAAACTCAATACAGGAGAAGTTAATATATCAACAGCAGAAGATCCAGTAGAATATGAGATAGATGGTATAAATCAAGTACAGTGTAAAAATGATATTGGAAGAAATTTTGCTTCTGTTTTGAGAGCATATCTCAGACAAGATCCAGATATTTTGATGGTTGGAGAGATAAGAGATCAAGAAACTGCTGAAATAGCAGTAAAAGCTGCAATTACAGGACATCTTGTACTTTCGACTATTCATACAAATGATTCTATAGGAGGAATAAACAGACTTTTAAATATTGGAATACAGCCATATATGATATCAGCTTCTATTATAGCTGTATTATCGCAAAGACTGGTACGAAAATTATGTTCCCATTGTCAAGAAAAAGATAAAGAATGGAAAACTAAAATACAGCTTTTAGGCTATGAATATGAAAAATATCAAGATAGTTTCTATATAGGAAAGGGCTGTGAAAGGTGTAATTATAGTGGCTATAAAGGAAGAACAGCAGTTTTTGAAATATTTGAACCAAATGAAAAGATGAAGGAAATGATAGAAAGAGGCAATTCAGCTCAGGAAATAGAAAAAGAAGCATTGAGTAATGGAATGAAAAAACTTATAGAAGATGGAATAGAAAAAGCAAGGATAGGAATGACATCCTTAGATGAAATACTAAGACAATGTTAA
- a CDS encoding type II secretion system protein, protein MYRKKIKGITLIETMASIGIMGIFMLLSFPIMKIINKAESFFISERNTARNSVRIIEIIEKDIRESTFGNKEYMGKEYLNNGKEIFEHSGYINSPLREEFFNRKVKRGNIIFLEIPYVKDDIVSSKYIIYRFYTGSLEIIECSLFGGNIFVERIENILEKTDGYFEKDEKGIIINLQMRNGKERVEKILKGYELIGKKYE, encoded by the coding sequence ATGTACAGGAAAAAAATAAAAGGGATAACTCTTATTGAAACAATGGCTTCCATAGGAATAATGGGAATATTTATGCTTCTTTCTTTTCCTATTATGAAAATTATTAATAAAGCAGAGAGTTTTTTTATAAGCGAAAGAAATACAGCAAGAAATAGTGTAAGAATAATAGAAATTATAGAAAAAGATATAAGAGAAAGTACTTTTGGAAATAAGGAATATATGGGGAAAGAATATTTAAATAATGGAAAAGAAATATTTGAACATTCTGGTTATATCAACAGTCCATTGAGAGAAGAGTTTTTCAACAGAAAAGTGAAAAGAGGAAATATAATATTTCTAGAGATTCCATATGTCAAAGATGATATAGTTTCTTCTAAATATATTATTTATAGATTTTATACTGGAAGTCTGGAAATTATAGAATGCAGCCTATTTGGTGGAAATATTTTTGTAGAGAGAATAGAAAATATTTTAGAAAAAACAGATGGATATTTTGAAAAAGATGAGAAGGGAATAATAATAAATCTGCAAATGAGAAATGGAAAAGAAAGAGTTGAAAAGATATTAAAAGGCTATGAACTTATAGGAAAAAAATATGAATAG
- a CDS encoding A24 family peptidase has protein sequence MENIILIFLVAVSFLILVIDVKKLYIPNSLNIIFLIGAICYRGTDIYEVENGILGAGVYTLPLLFFYGYGSDIAKKEIIGFGDIKLMVGVGYILGYSNFYTIYIYYLVTFVIAAIFGIVYIIKKKAVKGEIAFSPFLLISFYYIFFAGKI, from the coding sequence ATGGAAAATATAATTTTAATTTTTCTTGTTGCAGTTTCTTTTTTGATATTAGTGATAGATGTAAAAAAACTTTATATTCCCAATAGTTTAAATATAATTTTTCTCATAGGAGCTATATGTTACAGAGGAACGGATATATATGAAGTAGAAAATGGAATATTAGGAGCAGGAGTTTACACTCTTCCCCTGCTCTTTTTTTACGGGTATGGCTCAGATATTGCTAAAAAAGAAATTATAGGTTTTGGAGATATAAAGCTTATGGTGGGAGTTGGATATATTCTTGGTTATAGTAATTTTTATACAATATATATTTATTATCTTGTAACTTTTGTTATAGCTGCTATTTTTGGAATAGTATATATAATAAAAAAGAAAGCAGTAAAAGGAGAAATTGCCTTTTCTCCTTTTCTTTTAATATCATTTTATTATATTTTCTTTGCAGGGAAAATATGA
- a CDS encoding type II secretion system F family protein: MPQYRYTAYNLKGKKCRGKKEFSNEMEFRKFLKSKRMILIQFDILKKTKKISQENILSFTRELKIMLESRIGIVEALDIQKNQYENSKFGEIIFEIRKDILNGNSIGDAFKKHRNIFGNFYVSLLYLGEKPGKIIENLERISVNLELENKIRKKMIEALFYPCIVIVFSMIVVIFLITYVLPNFVEMFNESGTKLPFLTKVLMGTSKNIHYILISMICIYIIIIYLRKKMKNNLKSRFEYDKFVMKIPIYKNIMIKNMIIRFSKNMALLMDSEMPIAEVLEVIIESCDNVVVKKDIEDMKFSIMSGEGIAESLKQIEIYTGKYQKMAAIGEKSGELINVFHKISQLCQEELENYIGKILILIEPVMIIILGLILGNVIIAIYLPIFNLSDVIK; the protein is encoded by the coding sequence ATGCCACAATATAGATATACAGCTTATAATTTAAAAGGGAAAAAATGCAGAGGCAAAAAGGAATTCTCCAATGAAATGGAATTTAGAAAATTTCTAAAAAGTAAAAGAATGATATTGATTCAATTTGATATTTTGAAGAAAACTAAAAAAATATCACAAGAGAATATATTATCTTTTACTAGAGAATTAAAAATAATGCTGGAAAGTAGGATAGGTATAGTAGAAGCTTTAGATATTCAAAAAAATCAATATGAAAACAGTAAATTTGGAGAAATTATTTTTGAAATAAGAAAGGATATACTAAATGGAAATTCTATAGGAGATGCTTTTAAGAAACATAGAAATATTTTTGGAAACTTTTATGTGAGTTTGCTGTATTTAGGAGAAAAACCAGGAAAAATTATTGAAAATTTAGAGAGAATCTCTGTCAATCTGGAATTAGAAAATAAAATAAGAAAAAAAATGATAGAAGCACTTTTTTATCCTTGTATAGTAATAGTTTTTTCTATGATAGTGGTAATATTTTTAATAACTTATGTACTTCCTAATTTTGTGGAAATGTTCAATGAAAGTGGAACCAAACTCCCTTTTCTTACTAAGGTGTTAATGGGGACAAGTAAAAATATTCATTATATACTTATTTCTATGATATGTATATATATAATAATAATTTATTTGAGAAAAAAGATGAAAAATAATCTAAAAAGTAGATTTGAGTACGATAAATTTGTAATGAAAATACCAATATATAAAAATATTATGATTAAAAATATGATAATAAGATTTTCTAAGAATATGGCATTGTTGATGGATTCTGAAATGCCTATAGCAGAAGTACTGGAAGTTATAATAGAAAGTTGTGACAATGTTGTTGTAAAAAAAGATATAGAAGATATGAAGTTCAGTATTATGTCAGGAGAAGGAATAGCAGAATCTTTAAAACAGATAGAAATATATACAGGTAAATATCAGAAGATGGCAGCAATAGGAGAAAAAAGTGGTGAGTTAATAAATGTGTTTCATAAAATTTCTCAGTTATGTCAAGAGGAATTGGAAAACTATATAGGGAAAATATTGATTTTAATAGAGCCAGTGATGATAATCATATTGGGTTTAATATTAGGAAATGTAATAATAGCTATTTATCTTCCTATATTCAATTTGTCAGATGTAATTAAGTAA
- the opp1C gene encoding nickel/cobalt ABC transporter permease encodes MFKKLLKNKTAVFCMALILLLSVMGIFAPLFAPNDPYENDIMNKFASYSLQYPLGTDQLGRCVFSRMIYGIRPTLFLSLVTMLGTIGLGTLMGLLAGYFKGTIDEIIMRIVDMMLSFPSQIMILAVVALLGVDIRNVIIANIFIKWAWYARMIRTNVVKYTDKNFVLFSRCIGSGERFILIRHMIPCIASEMAVLATLDIGWAVLNISTLSFLGLGVQAPVPEWGAMLNEAKNVMTTNPIQMIAPGIAVVILVASFNLLGDCLRDAFDPKEAQI; translated from the coding sequence ATGTTTAAGAAACTTTTAAAAAATAAAACAGCTGTTTTCTGTATGGCACTTATACTTCTTCTTTCTGTCATGGGAATATTTGCTCCTTTGTTTGCTCCTAATGACCCCTATGAAAATGATATAATGAATAAATTTGCATCTTATTCATTACAATATCCATTGGGAACTGATCAGCTTGGAAGATGTGTTTTTTCAAGAATGATCTATGGAATAAGACCTACTCTTTTCCTTTCACTTGTAACTATGCTGGGAACTATTGGACTGGGAACTCTTATGGGACTTCTGGCTGGGTATTTTAAAGGAACTATAGACGAAATCATAATGAGAATTGTAGATATGATGCTCTCTTTCCCAAGTCAGATTATGATACTTGCTGTTGTGGCTCTTCTAGGGGTAGATATAAGAAATGTCATCATTGCAAATATATTTATAAAATGGGCATGGTATGCACGTATGATAAGAACAAATGTGGTAAAATATACTGATAAAAATTTTGTTCTCTTCTCAAGATGTATTGGTTCTGGAGAAAGATTTATTCTGATAAGACATATGATTCCTTGCATAGCTTCTGAAATGGCTGTGCTGGCTACTCTTGATATTGGATGGGCTGTACTTAATATTTCTACACTGTCATTTCTAGGACTTGGGGTACAGGCTCCTGTCCCTGAATGGGGGGCTATGCTTAACGAAGCTAAAAATGTTATGACAACTAACCCTATTCAGATGATAGCCCCTGGTATTGCAGTAGTTATTCTTGTAGCTTCTTTCAATCTTCTTGGAGATTGTCTGAGAGATGCTTTTGATCCAAAGGAGGCACAAATATGA
- the nikA gene encoding nickel ABC transporter substrate-binding protein, translating to MKKGIFKLILGITVISSLLSGCGSDKDTSAVTKNVTTEPAKKEELTFVNYRDIRDLNPHLYAGEMYAQEMLYETLVNITEKGYEPCLAESWTISEDGKTYTFNIRKGVTFSDGTLCDAKAIKANFDAIIENKSRHTWLEMMQLLESVDLIDDYTIQIKMSKPYYPMLTELGVTRPFAMISPKAMKDGSTKNGVNAYIGTGAYILKDFVTDEYAVFEANENYWGKVPEIKKIIVKVIPDNQTRILALEKGEIDLIFGKNMIDADAINKYKSSEKFNIALSEPTSTRQIVLNTSNGILKDKSVRHALQYATNKQAISDGVFYGLEKPADTLFSKTIPYSNIDLKPYKFSMEKAAETLDQAGWLKNDKGIREKNGQKLQLSLLYNSDSVTEKIISEYLQSEYKKIGVEISIAGEEEQSYRDKMKTGNFDMVFNICWGTPYDPQSSLAAMRQPVYGDYAAQLGLEDKKEIDEAITKILVSTDEKERQELYTFVLTRLHEDAVYIPLTYECNKAIYNSALKGVNFTQTQYEVPFADMYFEK from the coding sequence ATGAAAAAAGGCATTTTTAAACTTATTCTTGGAATAACTGTAATTTCTAGCTTATTAAGTGGATGTGGTTCTGATAAAGATACCTCTGCTGTTACTAAAAATGTAACTACAGAACCTGCAAAAAAAGAGGAGCTGACATTTGTAAACTATCGTGATATCCGTGATCTAAACCCTCATCTTTATGCTGGGGAAATGTATGCTCAAGAGATGCTTTATGAAACTCTTGTAAATATTACAGAAAAAGGATATGAACCTTGTCTTGCTGAAAGCTGGACTATCAGTGAAGATGGAAAAACTTATACATTTAATATTAGAAAAGGAGTCACATTCTCTGATGGAACTTTATGTGATGCAAAAGCTATAAAAGCTAATTTTGATGCAATTATTGAAAATAAAAGCAGACATACATGGCTTGAAATGATGCAGCTTTTAGAAAGTGTAGACCTTATAGATGATTATACTATTCAAATAAAAATGAGTAAGCCTTATTACCCTATGCTTACTGAACTTGGAGTTACAAGACCTTTTGCTATGATCTCTCCAAAGGCTATGAAAGATGGTTCTACCAAAAATGGTGTAAACGCATATATTGGAACTGGAGCATATATTTTAAAAGATTTTGTTACTGATGAATATGCAGTATTTGAAGCAAATGAAAATTACTGGGGAAAAGTTCCAGAAATTAAAAAAATTATTGTTAAAGTTATCCCAGATAATCAGACACGTATTCTTGCTTTGGAAAAAGGTGAGATTGATCTTATATTTGGTAAAAATATGATAGATGCTGATGCTATAAATAAATATAAGAGTAGTGAAAAATTTAATATAGCTCTTTCAGAACCTACTTCTACAAGACAGATTGTATTAAATACTTCAAATGGAATTTTAAAAGATAAAAGTGTTAGACATGCTCTTCAATATGCTACTAACAAACAAGCTATTTCTGATGGTGTTTTCTATGGGTTGGAAAAACCTGCTGATACACTTTTCTCTAAAACTATTCCATACAGCAACATAGATTTAAAACCTTATAAATTCAGTATGGAAAAAGCTGCTGAAACTTTAGATCAAGCTGGATGGCTTAAAAATGACAAAGGTATCCGTGAAAAAAATGGTCAAAAATTACAGCTTTCTCTTCTTTATAACAGTGATAGTGTAACTGAAAAAATAATCTCTGAATATTTACAGTCAGAATACAAAAAAATAGGTGTAGAAATATCTATTGCTGGAGAAGAAGAACAATCTTATCGTGATAAAATGAAAACTGGTAATTTTGATATGGTATTTAATATCTGCTGGGGTACTCCATATGACCCTCAATCTTCTCTTGCTGCTATGCGTCAGCCTGTCTATGGAGATTATGCTGCTCAATTAGGACTGGAAGATAAGAAAGAAATTGATGAAGCTATAACAAAAATACTTGTATCTACTGATGAAAAAGAAAGACAGGAGCTATATACTTTTGTTCTTACAAGACTTCATGAAGATGCAGTGTATATCCCGCTTACTTATGAATGTAACAAAGCTATATATAACTCTGCTTTAAAAGGAGTCAACTTCACACAAACTCAATATGAAGTACCTTTTGCAGATATGTATTTTGAAAAATAA
- a CDS encoding type II secretion system protein produces MKNGGFTLIELIIAVALVGILSSLVTPKVRIQLAKGRDTKAISYLGAMRTAAELYYIENGEAPTAVVEPDEEEDKKAIKNILPYLDPKAEAVIKDGKIQIGGSRKDKDKNTKITFGGEMRFTFKSPQHDEMAKRGDGVYIWFAPTEDQVYDIQGNKWIEY; encoded by the coding sequence ATGAAAAATGGAGGATTTACACTAATTGAACTGATAATAGCTGTAGCATTAGTAGGAATATTATCAAGTTTGGTAACACCTAAAGTGAGAATACAATTAGCAAAAGGAAGAGATACAAAAGCAATCTCATATCTGGGAGCTATGAGAACAGCAGCAGAATTATATTATATAGAAAATGGAGAAGCACCAACTGCAGTAGTGGAACCTGATGAAGAAGAAGATAAAAAGGCTATAAAGAATATATTGCCTTACTTAGATCCTAAAGCAGAAGCTGTAATAAAAGATGGAAAAATACAGATTGGAGGGAGTAGAAAAGATAAGGATAAGAATACAAAAATAACTTTTGGTGGAGAAATGAGATTTACTTTTAAAAGTCCACAACATGATGAAATGGCTAAAAGGGGAGATGGAGTATATATTTGGTTTGCACCAACAGAAGATCAAGTATATGATATTCAGGGAAATAAATGGATAGAGTATTAA
- a CDS encoding VIT1/CCC1 transporter family protein translates to MKERVLSQKALDILLKSQADEETDSLIYDFMSRKEKDPKNKKILEKMANDERDHAKMWKSFTKKNVKPNFKLIYWYKFLTVIMGFTFVLKLIQSDETNASSKYADIIDEVPEAEKASEDELRHEHELIEMLDEERLQYVGAMVLGLNDALVELTGTIAGLSFALMNTRIVALSGIITGISATLSMAASNYLAERAENNPNAMKSSVYTGVAYLITVALLVLPYLIFPEDMWLGALITMLATVIFIILFFNYYISVAKDLPFMKRFLEMAGISLSVAAISFVIGILVKKFLGIDL, encoded by the coding sequence ATGAAAGAAAGAGTATTGAGCCAAAAAGCACTGGATATATTGCTTAAAAGTCAGGCAGATGAAGAAACTGACAGTTTAATTTATGATTTTATGTCAAGAAAAGAAAAAGATCCAAAAAATAAAAAGATTTTAGAAAAAATGGCTAATGATGAAAGAGATCATGCTAAAATGTGGAAAAGTTTTACTAAAAAAAATGTAAAACCCAATTTTAAACTTATTTACTGGTACAAATTTCTCACAGTAATTATGGGATTCACATTTGTATTAAAGCTTATTCAAAGTGATGAAACTAATGCCAGTTCTAAATATGCCGATATAATAGACGAAGTTCCTGAAGCTGAAAAAGCTTCTGAAGATGAACTAAGACATGAACATGAACTTATTGAGATGCTTGATGAAGAAAGACTTCAATATGTTGGTGCCATGGTACTTGGATTAAATGATGCTCTTGTAGAGCTCACAGGAACCATTGCAGGACTTTCATTTGCTCTTATGAATACCAGAATTGTTGCTCTTTCTGGTATCATTACTGGAATATCTGCAACTCTTTCTATGGCTGCCTCAAACTATCTTGCTGAAAGGGCTGAAAATAATCCAAATGCAATGAAATCAAGTGTTTATACAGGAGTAGCTTATCTTATCACTGTTGCTCTTCTTGTTCTTCCATATCTTATATTTCCAGAAGATATGTGGCTTGGTGCTCTAATTACAATGCTTGCTACTGTTATTTTTATTATTCTTTTCTTCAACTATTACATTTCAGTAGCTAAAGATCTGCCATTTATGAAAAGATTTTTAGAAATGGCTGGAATCAGTCTTTCTGTAGCTGCTATATCTTTTGTAATAGGTATATTAGTAAAAAAATTCTTAGGAATAGACCTTTAA
- a CDS encoding ABC transporter ATP-binding protein: MRTLLKVENLSVEARANKSSIKLVDNISFSLKEGECLGILGESGSGKSMTCKAIMGLLDKNFHIEGSAVYEDSDLLKKNSEEMRKLRGKEIAMVLQNPMTCFDPLYPIGYQMAETFAEHLNLSQEEIRKKSIEILKLMQLKDPEDILHKYPHQLSGGMLQRIMIGLALAMEPKLLIADEPTTAIDAVTQYEIMKEFIKIKEKYKVAIIFISHDLGVISKIADNVIIMSKGKAVAQGEKNYIFSFEKEEYTKMLIEKKMAVMNRYREILHNGRRKTYVAGS, translated from the coding sequence ATGAGAACATTACTGAAAGTGGAAAACTTATCTGTTGAAGCAAGAGCTAATAAATCATCTATAAAACTCGTTGATAACATCTCTTTTTCTTTAAAGGAAGGAGAGTGTCTTGGGATACTTGGAGAATCTGGAAGTGGTAAAAGTATGACTTGTAAAGCAATCATGGGACTTCTTGATAAAAATTTTCACATTGAAGGTTCTGCTGTTTATGAAGATAGTGATCTTCTTAAAAAAAATAGTGAAGAAATGAGAAAATTAAGAGGAAAAGAAATCGCAATGGTTTTACAAAACCCTATGACTTGTTTTGACCCTTTATACCCTATTGGTTATCAAATGGCTGAAACATTTGCAGAGCATCTTAATCTCTCACAAGAAGAAATAAGAAAAAAATCAATTGAAATATTAAAACTCATGCAGTTAAAAGATCCAGAAGATATTCTTCATAAATATCCTCATCAATTGAGTGGAGGAATGCTTCAAAGAATAATGATTGGACTGGCTCTGGCTATGGAACCCAAACTTCTCATAGCTGACGAACCAACAACTGCTATAGATGCTGTTACACAATATGAAATAATGAAAGAATTTATAAAAATAAAAGAAAAATATAAAGTAGCAATAATATTCATCTCTCATGATTTAGGTGTCATTTCAAAAATTGCTGATAATGTTATTATTATGAGTAAAGGAAAAGCTGTTGCTCAAGGAGAGAAAAATTATATATTCTCCTTTGAAAAAGAAGAATATACAAAAATGCTCATAGAGAAAAAAATGGCTGTTATGAATAGATACAGAGAAATACTCCATAATGGAAGGAGGAAGACATATGTTGCTGGAAGCTAA
- the opp1B gene encoding nickel/cobalt ABC transporter permease, which produces MKNYILKRILMSIPLLLCISFVCFVFINLIPSDPAEVALRVRQTPIITEEAIMQVREELGLNDPFLLRYIKWLFQCIKLDFGVSYTNPARTVLGEIGRCLPATLKLAGMSLFFVVTLSLPIGFFCAVYKDSLFDRIMRGIIFMTTAMPAYWIGLLLIWLISIKLDLLPTSGGGGLKYLILPSFTVSLTYISTYIRLIRNNMLENMKEDYVLYANVRGLKQKDILRKHILKNSLHTCIVAIGMSIPQLIAGTIVVENVFAWPGIGKLCIASIFNRDYPVIQAYVLMVGTLFVAFNLIFDIIQYVSDPRLRKEVY; this is translated from the coding sequence TTGAAGAACTATATATTAAAACGTATTCTTATGAGTATCCCTCTTCTCCTGTGTATATCTTTTGTCTGTTTTGTTTTCATTAATCTTATTCCCTCAGACCCTGCTGAAGTAGCTCTTAGGGTAAGACAAACTCCTATCATCACAGAAGAAGCTATAATGCAGGTAAGAGAAGAATTAGGACTCAATGACCCTTTTCTTTTGAGATATATTAAATGGCTTTTTCAATGTATAAAACTTGACTTTGGAGTAAGCTATACAAACCCCGCACGTACTGTACTTGGGGAGATTGGAAGATGTCTTCCAGCCACTTTAAAACTCGCTGGAATGTCACTTTTCTTTGTAGTAACTCTAAGTTTACCAATAGGATTTTTTTGTGCAGTATACAAAGATTCTCTTTTTGATCGTATAATGAGAGGAATAATTTTTATGACTACTGCTATGCCTGCTTACTGGATTGGATTACTTTTAATATGGCTGATCAGCATAAAACTTGATCTGCTTCCTACAAGTGGCGGAGGAGGATTAAAATATCTTATCCTACCTTCTTTTACTGTTTCTCTTACATATATTTCTACTTATATAAGGCTCATCAGAAACAATATGCTTGAAAATATGAAAGAAGATTATGTTCTTTATGCAAATGTAAGAGGTCTGAAACAAAAAGATATTCTTAGAAAACATATATTAAAAAATTCTCTTCATACTTGTATAGTTGCTATTGGTATGAGTATTCCTCAGCTTATAGCAGGGACTATTGTTGTAGAAAATGTATTTGCATGGCCTGGTATTGGAAAATTATGTATAGCTTCTATTTTTAATAGAGATTATCCTGTAATTCAGGCTTATGTTCTTATGGTTGGAACGCTCTTTGTAGCTTTCAATCTTATATTTGATATAATTCAATATGTATCTGACCCTAGACTTAGAAAGGAAGTGTATTAA
- a CDS encoding type IV pilus modification PilV family protein — translation MRSKAFSFIEVIISMSLFLITILPLMELNRGILKTNRKYMEIEQSEKNFHLLERKIISKGYKFLALNLGEYEYVLKENQDIHYIFNDIKFLYENKESEKILLSIDKAVFNSKIEEEKFLILKIEFHSKNRVFKKEKLISEYDEYY, via the coding sequence ATGAGAAGTAAAGCTTTTTCTTTTATAGAAGTAATTATATCTATGAGTTTGTTTTTAATAACTATACTTCCTCTTATGGAACTCAATAGAGGAATACTAAAGACAAATAGAAAATACATGGAAATAGAGCAAAGTGAGAAAAATTTTCATTTATTAGAAAGAAAAATAATATCTAAAGGATATAAGTTTTTAGCTTTAAATTTAGGAGAATATGAATATGTATTGAAAGAAAATCAAGATATTCATTATATTTTTAATGATATAAAATTTTTGTATGAGAATAAAGAGAGTGAAAAAATATTACTTTCAATAGATAAAGCAGTATTTAATAGCAAAATTGAAGAAGAAAAGTTTTTGATTTTAAAAATAGAATTTCATAGTAAAAATAGGGTATTTAAAAAGGAAAAATTAATATCAGAATATGATGAATATTATTAG